The following are from one region of the Silene latifolia isolate original U9 population chromosome 9, ASM4854445v1, whole genome shotgun sequence genome:
- the LOC141601702 gene encoding uncharacterized protein LOC141601702 — MGRDSESVGVGDNRGVQGLLDEFWDVFPDELPNGLSPLRGIEHQIDLIPGAALPNKPAYRCNPEETKELQRKVQVLMDMGKDEDEHKKHLRAVFEVLRKQKLCADALSRRHSLFIELDARILGFKHIKELYKYDPEFSKEIIEPIGLYSVQDGYLFKGNRLCIPNPSIRELLVREAHGRAIVGHFGENKTNDTLSEHFYWPKMSKDVQ; from the exons ATGGGGCGTGACTCAGAGTCCGTTGGTGTGGGTGATAACCGTGGAGTACAGGGGCTACTTGATGAGTTTTGGGATGTGTTTCCGGATGAGTTACCAAATGGGTTGTCTCCTTTGCGTGGTATTGAACACCAAATAGACCTGATTCCAGGGGCGGCATTGCCAAATAAACCGGCCTATCGCTGCAATCCAGAGGAAACGAAGGAGTTACAGAGGAAGGTCCAAGTATTAATGGATATGGG CAAAGATGAAGACGAGCACAAAAAacatttgcgggctgtttttgaGGTTCTACGAAAACAGAAATTGTGTG CTGATGCCTTGTCACGAAGACATTCGTTGTTCATTGAATTGGATGCAAGGATTCTTGGTTTTAAACACATTAAAGAACTGTACAAATATGACCCGGAGTTCTCAAAAGAAATTATTGAGCCAATAGGTTTGTATTCTGTTCAAGATGGTTATCTTTTTAAAGGTAATCGACTTTGTATTCCAAACCCTTCAATTCGAGAATTGTTAGTGCGTGAAGCTCATGGAAGAGCTATTGTTGGACATTTTGGGGAGAATAAAACCAATGACACCCTAAGTGAGCACTTCTACTGGCCGAAAATGAGCAAGGATGTGCAATAA